The Pseudomonas extremaustralis genome contains a region encoding:
- the yegS gene encoding lipid kinase YegS: MTTPKALLILHGKQTLNEDVRSAVQARRALGWELAVRVTWEGGDAQRLVHEALDDGYTHLIAGGGDGTLRDVAEAMALAKTDASLVLMPLGTANDFAKAAGVPLDPAQALALLDVPPKAIDLGQVGGQIFLNMATGGFGSQVTANTSEELKKVLGGAAYLFTGLTRFSELKAAYGELEGPDFHWKGELLALGIGNGRQAGGGHVLCPEALADDGLLDVSILPAPQEVVGTLRELMNNGWGLDAMFVRARLPWVDIKVAQGLYINLDGEPLEGDDLHFKALPKALRVHLPVNSPLVVQADDLLAHGE; the protein is encoded by the coding sequence ATGACCACCCCCAAGGCACTGTTGATCCTCCATGGCAAGCAAACCCTCAACGAGGACGTACGCTCGGCCGTGCAGGCCCGGCGTGCCCTGGGCTGGGAACTGGCGGTGCGGGTGACGTGGGAGGGCGGTGATGCTCAGCGGCTGGTACACGAGGCGCTGGACGACGGGTACACGCACCTCATTGCCGGCGGCGGTGACGGCACGTTGCGCGATGTGGCCGAGGCGATGGCGCTGGCCAAGACCGACGCCAGCCTGGTGCTGATGCCACTGGGCACCGCCAACGACTTTGCCAAGGCCGCCGGTGTGCCGCTGGACCCGGCGCAGGCCCTGGCGTTGCTGGACGTGCCGCCCAAGGCGATCGACCTCGGTCAGGTGGGGGGGCAAATCTTCCTCAACATGGCCACTGGCGGTTTCGGCAGCCAGGTCACCGCTAACACTTCCGAAGAGCTGAAGAAGGTCCTGGGCGGAGCCGCCTATCTATTTACCGGCTTGACGCGTTTCAGCGAATTGAAGGCCGCCTATGGCGAATTGGAAGGGCCGGATTTCCATTGGAAGGGCGAGTTGCTCGCGCTGGGGATCGGCAACGGGCGCCAGGCCGGCGGCGGGCATGTGCTGTGCCCGGAGGCATTGGCCGATGACGGCCTGCTGGATGTCAGCATCCTGCCGGCACCCCAGGAGGTGGTCGGTACGTTGCGTGAGCTGATGAACAATGGCTGGGGGCTGGACGCCATGTTCGTGCGAGCCCGCCTGCCCTGGGTCGACATCAAGGTCGCGCAGGGCCTGTATATCAACCTGGATGGCGAGCCGCTGGAGGGCGACGACCTGCACTTCAAAGCCTTGCCCAAGGCCTTGCGCGTGCACCTGCCGGTGAATTCGCCCCTAGTCGTCCAGGCTGATGATCTGCTCGCGCACGGCGAATAA